The genomic region ATTTTTTATATTTTACTTTTATATCTCTAATTACCATTTCAAAAAGTAAATTATAATATTTTTTTAAATCATTTATTAAAATCTTATAGCTTGTTAAAAAAATTACAATGTTATTTAAGTTAACAATTATTTTAAATAGCACAAAAGAAATTATTGCAATTACAATACCACTTACAAAAAAATACATAATATTTTTAATAAATAAAGGTTTATGGAGCTCTTTTACTATTAAATTTCCACTTGTCTTTTTGCCATTTATTAACAATATATTTGGATTATTTTTTAACACATTAGATTTCCACATTGTTACTGATGTATCTTTTTCAGATGATGAAGTAATTAAAATTTTTATGTTTTCTAAGTTATTTTCTACACGAGGAAAAATAACCTCTATATAATCATTATCTTTTATCTGAGTTTGATTAATAGTTTTATTAACTATTAGCTTATTGTTTTTAGCATTTAGAATATTAATATTCAAATCACCTTTATTAATTCTTCCATAAGTAGCAGATAAAAGTTCTAATCCTCTAACATTATTTTTAGATTGTAGTTTATAAAATACTTCTACTTTAGTATTTTTATCAATCGAACCAATTGGTTCATCAACACTAAATTCATACCCTTTTTTTTGAAAAGGAATTTTTTCATAAAATTTATTTAATTGTACATAAATTGAATTATTAAAAAATAAAAAGATAAAATAAAACATGAAAAATAAAAAAAGATATAATCGATATTTATATTTAAATATTTTCAACTTTAGACTCCTTGTGCATTTATTTTATTTGTTAATTAAATTTAACAGATATTTCCCATATTCTGTTTTAATGAGATATTCTGCTAAATTTTTTAATTTCTCTTTTGTAATCCATCCCTTTTGATAAGCAATTTCTTCAACACAAGCAATAAATAATCCCTGCCTCTTTTGTATAGCTTCCACATAATTAGCTGCTTCTAGCAAAGATTCATGAGTACCTGTATCTAGCCAAGCTGTACCTCTTCCAAGATTTTTAACATTCAATGTTCCTTCAGAAAGATACATTTCGTTCATAGCTGTTATTTCTAGTTCACCTCTTGCGGATGGTTTTACATTTTTTGCTTTTTCGATAACTGTATTGTCATAGAAATATAAACCTGGAATCGCATAATTTGATTTAGGTTCTTTTGGTTTTTCTTCTAATGAAATGGCTTTTCCATTTTCATCAAATTCTACAACTCCATAAGCTCTGGGATCTTTTACAGGATATCCAAATATTGTAGCTCCTTTTGTTAAATTAGCGGCCTGTTCAACTAACCCAGAAAATCCGCTACCGTAAAATATGTTATCTCCTAAAATTAAAGCTACGTTATCATTACCAATAAATTCTTCACCAATTAAAAAAGCTTCTGCAAGTCCATTAGGCTTTTCTTGCACTTGATATTTTAAAGATATCCCCAAATCACTTCCATCTCCTAAAAGTTCTTTAAATAAAGGCAAATCCCTTGGTGTAGAAATAATCAAAATATCCTTTATATTTGCAAGCATAAGTACAGATAAAGGATAATAAATCATAGGTTTATCATAAATTGGTATGATTTGTTTTGAAATTGATTTTGTTAATGGATAGAGTCTAGTTCCACTACCTCCAGCTAAAATAATTCCTTTCATTTAAAAATACCTCCTTAAAAGTATTATAAGTGTAATTTCATTTACCTTTCCCAAACAAAACAGCCTTAACTGTTTTTGCAACAATTAATACATCCAGCACTAAATCTTGATGTTTTAAGTAATATAAATCATATTCAAGCTTTTTTTTTGCGTCATCTAAACTTTCACCATACGGGAACATTACTTGTGCCCAACCTGTTATTCCAGGTTTTATAAGATGTCTTAGATTATAATAATTTATCTGTTTTGCATAATCTTTTGCAAGTATGTCCCACTCTGGACGTGGACCAATAAAACTCATTGTACCTTTTAAGATATTCCAAAGTTGTGGCAACTCGTCAATCCTTGTTTTTCTCATAAACTTACCAAATTTTGTAACTCTTGTATCATTATCTAGAGTATATTTTGAATATTTATCAGGATCATGTAATCTCATACTTCTAAACTTATAAACTCTGAAAGGTTTCATATTTTCACCTATTCTTGTCTGTTTGAATATAACTGGCCCTTTAGATTCAAATTTAATAATTATTGCTGTAATTAATGCAAGTGGGGAAAGAATAACCATCAAAATTAATGCCAGTATTAAATCCATCCCTCGTTTTATATTTTTTTGCATTTCATTATTTAGAATATCAAATCCGTTTGATTCCAAAAGCCATTCTTCATTTATTTGATTTATATCAATTTTTTTTTGAATATCTTCGTTAAATTCTTCATAAGTCATTATTTTTAGTCCGTTGATTTTTAAATCAAATATGCGTTTTAAATATTTTTTGAAATCAGAACTTTTTATATCTTTTACAATTACTAGAATATCAACATTATTTTTAGCAATGATTTTTTCCATTTCGTTGTAATTTCCAATAAGATATTTTGTTGCTTTGCTTTTATTATTTGAAATATAACCAATATAATTGTAGTCTAATGTATTTATAATATCTTCCTGAATGTTGTTTTCTATGTGATTTGAACCAAATATTAATACATTTTGCTTTTTCATATAAATGGAACATATAATTTTTCTAAAAATCACTTGAAATACAAATATTAATACATATATATAAATAATATCAATTCTTTTCCAAAAAGCATAAAGCATCCCTGAAAATATCAAATCAATTCCTAAAGTTATAAAAACATCTTTATATCTAAAACGTTCTGCATAAAAATCCAACTGTCCAAATATAAATTTTACAAATATAAACAGGATAAATATAAAATTAGTTAGATATTTTGCTACATAATCATATTTATCCAGTAAAAAACTATATATTATATATAAAACAAATATATATAATATACGTATCCGAATATCTTTATTTAATTTCATAATTCATCCTCACTTAAAAAATACCAATTAGAGTATTTTAGTGTTAATTTATTAAATAATTATATTAACAAGTATACCATATTTTAATACTAAATTCAAGTAAACCGCCTTGTTTTAATAAAAAATAAAAATGTCCATTTGATAAAATAAACTTTCATATTCCTAACTAAAAATGTCTCAACTAAAATTATTTTTTATATGAAATTTAAAATACAATGATAATTTCAAATTGCTGGTTTTATTAAATTTTAATTTTTGGATTGTAATAACTTTAAATAAAAAAATCTTATCTTTAAAAATTGTTATTTCACTCAAAATTTGATATACTGAAATTATAAAAATTAAAAAATACAGAAGGAGAAAATTATGAATTTCAACGATTACAAATACGAACATTTGGACTTGGAAAAAATAAAAGGACAATTTTCAGAATTAATAGATAGTTTTGAAAGGGCAGAAAATGTGGAGGGACAAATTGAAGCATTTGATAAAATTATAAAGCTGAGAAATCATATTGAAACTATGCAGACACTTGTTTCTATTCGTCATAGCATTGATACAAATGATGAATTTTATGACAAGGAAAATGAATATATGGATGAAATTAGTCCAATTTTATTTGGATTTACTAATGATTTTTATAAAGCGCTTGTCAATTCAAAATTTAAGGATGAACTTATTAAGAAATATGGAAAATTATTGTTTGACTTGGCAGAAAACACATTGAAAGTTTTCTCGAACGAGATTATTCCAGATGCACAGGAAGAAAATAGATTATCTAGCAAATATTCAAAATTAATTGCCAGTGCGAAAATTGATTTTGATGGAAAAGAGCTTAATTTATCGCAAATGGTTCCTTACACTCAATCTAAGGACAGAAATGTGAGAATTGAAGCTGCAAAGAAAGTAGCTCAATTTTTTGCTGAAAATCAAGAAGAATTTGACAATATTTATGATTCGCTTGTAAAAGTGAGAACTAAAATGGCACAGAAAATGGGATACAAAAACTATGTAGAATTTGGATATAAACAACTTTCAAGACTTGAATATGATGCAAAAATGGTGGAAGGTTACAGAAATCAAGTACTTGAAAACATTGTACCACTACATACTGAGCTTCGTAAAAGACAGGAAAAAAGACTGGGATTGGAAAAACTTAGATTTTATGATGAGGCTATAAAATTTAATTCTGGAAATGCTGATCCACACGGTTCACCTGAATGGATTTTAAATCACGGTAAAACAATGTATAAGGAATTGTCGAAGGAAACTGATGAGTTTTTTACATTTATGACTGAAAATAATTTACTTGACTTACTTTCTAAAAAAGGAAAAATGAGTGGAGGATACTGCACTTATATCCCAGAATACAAGGCTCCATTTATTTTTGCCAATTTTAATGGGACTGCACATGATATTGATGTCTTGACGCATGAAGCCGGACATGCTTTTCAAGTTTACCAAAGCCGAGGTTTTGAGGTACCTGAATATTTATGGCCAACTTACGAGGCTTGCGAAATTCATTCAATGAGTATGGAATTTTTGACTTGGCCGTGGATGAAACTATTCTTTGAAAATGATACAGAAAAATATAAATTTATTCATTTGTCAGAAGCTCTTTTATTCATTCCTTATGGGGTAACAGTCGATGAATTTCAGCACTGGGTTTATGAAAATCCAGAAGTTACGCCACAAGAGCGTCGTGAAAAATGGCTTGAAATTGAAAAAAAATATTTACCAACTAGAGATTACGGGGAAGTCGACGAATTGAAAAATGGAATTTTCTGGTTTAGACAAGGGCATATTTTTAGCTCGCCATTTTACTACATCGACTACACTTTAGCCCAAGTCTGTGCTTTCCAATTCTGGATAAAATCAAGAGAAGACAGGGAAAAAGCATGGCAGGATTATCTAAATCTGTGTAAACTTGGAGGAAGCAAATCATTCTTTGAACTTATGAAATCTGCTAATCTGAAAAATCCGTTTGAGGAAGGAACATTAGCAGCTGTAATTCCCAAAATTAAGGAATATTTGGATAGTGTTGATGATATGAATTTGTAATTTAATCCATGTAAAAACCAAAATTTAAAAATATTTTCAAATTTAACTATTGATTTTAATAAATTTTAGTGCTATAATAATTGTAGATACAAATTTAGTAAATAATATATTAAATATGGAGGTAATTTTAATGATTTATGAAAATATTTTAGATTTAATTGGAAATACGCCTGTAGTAAAATTGAAATTTTTAAATGAAGAAAATATTGCTGATATTTATGTAAAACTCGAAAAATATAATATTGGTGGAAGTGTAAAGGATAGAGCTGCGCTTGGAATGATAGAAGCAGCTGAAAAAGAGGGAAAATTAAAACCAGGTGGTACAATTGTCGAGCCTACTTCGGGGAATACTGGAATTGCATTGGCATTAATAGGGAAAGCAAAAGGATATAGAGTTATAATCATAATGCCAGATTCGATGAGTGTGGAAAGAAGAAGTATTTTGGCAGCTTATGGAGCTGAATTAATCCTGACTGAAGGTGCAAAAGGTATGAAAGGTGCGATTGCTGAAGCTGAAAAATTAGCATCTGAAAATGGATATTTTTTGCCTCAACAATTTGAAAATCCTGCAAATCCTGCAAAACACTATGAAACTACAGCAAAAGAAATTTTGGATGATTTTCCACAAATTGATGCCTTTATTTCAGGAGTTGGAACTGCTGGAACTTTATCAGGAGTTGGAAAAAGATTAAAAGAAGAAAGACCTGGAGTGCAAGTATTTGCTGTAGAACCTTCAACTTCTGCAGTATTATCAGGAGAACAGCCTGGAAAACATTCTCAACAAGGCCTTGGAGCAGGCTTTATTCCTGGAAACTATGATGCTAATCTTGTAGATGGAATTATAAAAATAACTAATGAACAAGCAATAGAATTTGCAACAAGAGCTTCAAAAGAAAATGGATTATTTGTAGGAATTTCTTCTGGAAGTGCAATTGCAGCGGCTTACGAAGTAGCTAAAAAATTAGGAAAAGGTAAAAAAGTATTAGCCGTTTTACCTGATGGCGGAGAAAAATATCTATCAGTAGAAATATTCAGAAAGAGTCTATAAAATTAAGACAGTTTATCTAAATTTGGGCAAGGATTCTCTAATTATGAGATGAATTGCCTATTTTCATACTTTTTAAAAAAATTATACAATAAAAAGTTGTTTTTAAAACAGTTTTATTATATAATCTTAACATATAAATTTTAAGGAGTGTGATTATTATTTTTAAATGGTTAATAAGTGAAATAAATAATATTGCAGAAAAAGATCCAGCTGTAAAATATAAAATAGAAGTTTTTCTTTATCCATCATTACATGCTATTATTAATCATAAAATTGCTCATTTTTTTCAAAAACGGAAATTATATTTTTTCGCAAGACTTATTTCTCAAATTTCTCGTTTTTTTACAGGAATAGAAATTCATCCAGCCGCAAAACTAGGAAATAAAATATTCTTTGATCACGGAATGGGAATTGTAGTTGGAGAGACTGCTGAAATAGGAGATAATTGTGTTATATATCATGGTGTAACTCTCGGCGGTGTAAGCACATCCAAAGTCAAACGGCATCCTACACTAAAAAATAACGTTTCTGTAGGAGCTGGAGCAAAATTGCTTGGAAACATAGTAATCGGAAACAACGTAAGAATTGGAGCAAATTCAGTTGTTTTAAAAGATATACCTGATGAAGCTGTAGCAGTCGGAATTCCCGCCAGAATTATTCCAAAAACAGAAGAAGACTATTATATGTGGCATATTTAACTAAAATTTCAAAAAATAGCAACTTAAATTCAAATATCAAAAAAATTTGACAATCAAAGTAAAATATGATATATTTTTTATATAAAAATTTTAATAAGTAAAGTGAGAGTTTTAAATAAAACAATTTATTTCATTTCTTTAATTTAAAAGAAAATCAAAATGTATTATCTAAAAAATAGATAACCACATGAAAACAATATTTAAAACTAAACTACAAATATGGAGGGATAAAATGGCAAAAGTAGGAATTTTTTTCGGATCAACAACAGGAGTAACTGAAGATATTGCTCACAAAATTGCAGAAAAAATAGACGGAGCAGAAGTTTTTAATATTGATGGAAATGAGGATAAATTAGAAGATTATGATGTACTGCTTTTAGGAGCTTCTACATGGGGATTTGGAGACTTGCAGGATGACTGGGCGGCGGTTGTTGATGACTTAGCAAGCAAAGACTTTAGCGGAAAAAAAGTAGGATACTTTGGAAGTGGAGATCAAGGTACTTTCTCTGACACATTTATGGATGGAATTGCTATCATTGATGAAGAAATCCAAAAAACTGGTGCAACAATTATTGGAAAAACTTCAACTGAAGGATATGAATTCAATGAATCAAGAGCAGCAAAAAATAAGGAATTTTTAGGACTTGCTTTAGATGAAGTCAATCAATCTGAATTAACAGATGAAAGAATTGACGCATGGGTTGAACAAATCAAAAAAGAATTTTAATAACTAACTATGTCTGTGAAAAATATTTTTTCAAATAAATTAATTATTTTCACAAAAGACAAACATAAATATAATTTTAGCTATATATTTATATATAACTAAGATAAATCAATTTTCACAAGTTGATTTTCTCTCCAAAAATAAAGAAGACGTTCATAAGAGCGTCTTTTTTTGATTTTTTTAAATGTTTCTAACTTATACTAAATCTTGAATAAATTTTTATAATAGAGGTATTTGACAGCTAATTCATGATCATTCAACTTTTTTATTTTCGTAGGATTGCTCATTGATATAAATCCTTATTTTGCAGTAAAGGTTTATCCTAATAATTAAAATTGTGACAAGATTAACCTATGACTAATCTATAATGTTTTTCTAAACTAACAAAAACAAATAGTTTCCCATCAAAAAATGCTACAACAGATTATTTTATACCAGGTCTTGTTAAAAAAATCAAAATTATAGTAAAACTAGTTTAAAACAGAACTCAAAAATTATGACTATTTTATTCAAACCCTAAATTATATAATTTCTATTAGTTCAATTTTAAATGGGTTCGAGTATATATCTCAAAATTACTTGAAAACATTAATTTTATATCCTTTATTTAGAAAAGTTTTCAATAAATTCGCTATTTAGACGAGGTTTAATACTAAAATTAAAAATTTATCTTTTTATACATTTTCACTCCAATTTTAAAAATTTTGAAAAAAAATCAAAAAAATACTTGATTTTTTTATATTATATGGTATACTGTAATTGTAAACGGTAATATAAAAATCAAAAAAAGGAGCTGATTAGCATGAAAAAATTAATTCTAGTAGGATTTTTAGCATTTGGAGCATTAGGATTCTCAAGATTTGTAAATGAGTGTCAAGTTACTAGTAAAGCAAAAGGAAGAGCAACTTGTGAAAGTTTGGAATCTGGAAAAACTTTCCAATTTACAAGCGGTAAATTATCTTCAATTTCAAAAGGATCTACTTACAAAATTTATTTTGAGGGAAATGGATACAAAGGGTTACGTCTAACTAAGGCTACTCTTGTTTCTTCTGACGATTCTTCAGATTACGATGATTCTGAGGGAGATGACTAATTAATTATCTCTTTAATAGATTATAATAAAAAGACTCTAAGTTTTTTAAACCTAGAGTTTTTTTGTTTGCTTTATTTAAATTATAATTCAATATCTTCTTTTCTTAAAGTTGGGAATAAAATAACATCTCTAATTGAAGCAGAATTCGTCTGTAACATAACTAGTCTGTCAATTCCTATTCCAAGCCCTCCTGCTGGTGGCATTCCATATTCTAAGGCACGGATATAGTCTAAATCCATTCCTTGAGCTTCATCATCTCCAGCTTCCTTCAATTTCACCTGTTCTTCAAATCTTTCCTTCTGATCTCTTGGATCATTTAATTCTGAATAAGCATTGGCAAACTCTCTTCCTGAAATAAATAATTCAAATCTGTCTACCCATTCAGTTTCACCTTTTTGGTTTTTTGAAAGCGGAGAAATTTCTTTTGGATATTCTGTAATAAATGTTGGGTTTAATAAAGTTCCCTCGACTTTTTCTTCAAATATCAAGTTTAAAATTCCATATTTTGTATAAGTTTTGTCTTTTTCTAGCGGAATATTCATTTCTTTCGCTTTATTTATAGCATCTTCATCGCTACTAACTGTATCAAAATCAAATCCAGTTGTTTCTTTTACAATGTCCTTCATTGTAACACGTCTCCAAGGCTTTGCCATATTAATAGTCTTATCTTCATATTCAATCTCATATTTACCATGAAGCTCAAATGTCAAGCTTGAAATCAAATCTTCTGTCAAGTCCATCATATCATTAAAATCAGCATAAGCCTGGTATAGTTCCATCATTGTAAATTCTGGATTATGTTTTATTGAAATTCCTTCGTTTCTAAAACTTCTGTTTATTTCGAACACTTTTTCAAATCCACCTACAAGCAGTCTTTTTAAGTATAATTCAGGTGCTATTCTCAAAAACAGCTCCATATCAAGTGCATTATGGTGTGTTACAAATGGTCTGGCTGTAGCTCCTCCAGCAACTGGATGCATCATTGGCGTTTCCACTTCTGTAAATCCATGTTTTTCAAGATAGCTTCTAAAAAATCTTATAATTTGGAATCTTTTTTTCATAGTATCCATAACTTCCCTGTTCATTACAAGATCCACGTATCTTTGTCTGTAACGAGTTTCGATATTAGTTAACCCATGAAATTTTTCTGGAAGCGGACGTACATTTTTAGATAACACCTCAAAAGAATCTACTCTTAAAGTCAATTCTCCAGTATTCGTTCTAAAAAGTTTCCCTTCAAGTCCAATAAAATCTCCAAGTCCCATTTTTTTATAAATTTCGTACTGTTCTTCTCCAACTTCATCTTTTTTTACATAGTATTGAATTTTCCCAGTTGGATCCTGAATTTGTCCAAATCCATTTTTTCCCATTCTTCTAAAGGCAACGATTCTTCCCGCTGTTTTAAATACTTTATCACAAGTTTCATCATATTGATTTATTTCTGCAATATCATTTAATTTTTCATATTTTCGTCCATACGGTTCAATTCCTATTTCTTTCAGTTCTTCTACTTTTTTTAATTTTTCTTTTATAATACCATTATCATTGTGGTTTTGATTGCTCATCTATTTTTCCTTTCTGCTTTTTAATTATCTAACATTTGTATTTCTAAATTTATACTATTTATCACTTCATTACCATCTATTATATCATATTCCAGCATTATTTTTCCATTTTCTTTTTCAAATTTTTTTGTAAAAATTTCATATTTCCCACGAAATTTTGTTGTAATAAAAGTAAACGAAGTATTTTTATCTTTTTTGAATATCTGCTTGAAATTGATTTCACCGTGTCGATAAATTTCAATGGAATCAATTTTATCAACAATCTTACAGTTTCCATATTCATCTTTGTAATGATATTCTTTTTTTTCATCAACAATTATTATTTTTTCCAGTTCAAATAACTTTTCATAATTTTCTTTAAATTTATCCAAACTTTTTATTTTTATTTTCATTTTTTTCCTTAAATATTAGTTTTTATTCATTTTAGTCTTCATCATCAAAGAAATCATCTAAAAATTCAGATAAATCCTCATCATCTTCGTCTTCATTGTCAAAAAATCCGTTTTCATCATTATTATCATCATTTAGTGAATCATAATTTCTTTCATCAAATTCTCCATCCACATTTTCATTTTTGTCATATTCTCCAAAATCTTCGTTCCAATACATGTAATCCTTGTCAGATCCATAATATTCATCATTCCATATTTCAAGAACTTGATCTTCCTCATCTTCATCCAAATCATACAGTTCCTCTTCGATACTGTCATAGTAAAAAACCTTTTTTTCCCCAGTTTCATCATCGCAAACTAAATATTCCTTATCTCCTACCGTAATATTTGAAAGGCACGTATATCCTTCAACGTCACCCTCATTATTGATTTTTTCAAATTCTTCCCCAGCAGAATACATAATCTCCCTCCGTTATTTATGATATTTTATATTATTATTAATTGAAACCCATCTGTATAGTTGCTCTGTTAAAATTAATCGCATAAGTTGATGTGGAAAAGTCATTGGCGAAAAACATAATCTGAAATCCACAATTTTTCGTAAATTATCATTTACACCATTTGAACCGCCTATTATAAAATTAATTTCACTACTTGTCATAGAAATTTCTTCAATTTTTTGTGCCATTTCTTCTGAATCAAGCATTTTTCCTTTTAAATCAAGTAAAATATTGTATGAATAACTTTTTTTTGAGATTGCATTTATTATTCTTTCAGTCTCAGAATTTATTGCATTTTCAATACCTTTGTTATCATCTTCTTCAGCAAGTTCTATAATTTCGAGTTTAATGTACTTTGATAACCTTTTTAAAAATTCATTTATTCCCTCTTTTATATATTTTTCTTTTATTTTTCCAATACACACTACATTAATTCTTATCATATTTTTTCCTTATTGTCAAAAGTTTTTTCATTTTTTTACTAAATTTCTCAATTTTTACCTTTATTTTCTTCTTCCAAACATTTTATCCAAATCATTTCTAGAAAGTTTTACAATAATTGGACGTCCATGCGGACACGTATATTTCCCAACTTCGTGAATCCTTCGAACCATATTCTGCATTTCAAATGTATCAAGTTTTTGTCCAGCCTTCACAGCTCCTTTGCACGACATCGAAATAATGATATTTTCCCGTAAATCCTTTATTTCAACTTCATTTTTCAAATCCATAAGTAACTGTAAAAATACATTTTCAATGCTATCCCGAAAATCAAAGGCAGGCACAGTACGAATGACAATTTCATCTTCTGAAAACTCATCAATATCAAATCCAAAATCTTTAAAAATGTCAATATTTTCAAAAATAATAT from Leptotrichia hongkongensis harbors:
- a CDS encoding ABC transporter permease, producing the protein MKIFKYKYRLYLFLFFMFYFIFLFFNNSIYVQLNKFYEKIPFQKKGYEFSVDEPIGSIDKNTKVEVFYKLQSKNNVRGLELLSATYGRINKGDLNINILNAKNNKLIVNKTINQTQIKDNDYIEVIFPRVENNLENIKILITSSSEKDTSVTMWKSNVLKNNPNILLINGKKTSGNLIVKELHKPLFIKNIMYFFVSGIVIAIISFVLFKIIVNLNNIVIFLTSYKILINDLKKYYNLLFEMVIRDIKVKYKKSILGLLWSVLNPLLMMIVMTIVFSTLFKSDIKNFPIYLLIGQITFSFFSDATNMSMMSIITNGSLLKKVYIPKYIFPASKTIFALVNFLFSLIAIAIVAIFTRQPISIHIIGLPLLIIYMFIFSLGIGLVLSSFAVFFRDLVHLYGILLLVWMYLTPIFYPVRIIPEKFLIFIKLNPMYHYISYFREILLYNRWPSFKMNIICLTFAILSLILGSIVFYRKQNELVLNV
- the rfbA gene encoding glucose-1-phosphate thymidylyltransferase RfbA → MKGIILAGGSGTRLYPLTKSISKQIIPIYDKPMIYYPLSVLMLANIKDILIISTPRDLPLFKELLGDGSDLGISLKYQVQEKPNGLAEAFLIGEEFIGNDNVALILGDNIFYGSGFSGLVEQAANLTKGATIFGYPVKDPRAYGVVEFDENGKAISLEEKPKEPKSNYAIPGLYFYDNTVIEKAKNVKPSARGELEITAMNEMYLSEGTLNVKNLGRGTAWLDTGTHESLLEAANYVEAIQKRQGLFIACVEEIAYQKGWITKEKLKNLAEYLIKTEYGKYLLNLINK
- a CDS encoding sugar transferase, whose protein sequence is MKLNKDIRIRILYIFVLYIIYSFLLDKYDYVAKYLTNFIFILFIFVKFIFGQLDFYAERFRYKDVFITLGIDLIFSGMLYAFWKRIDIIYIYVLIFVFQVIFRKIICSIYMKKQNVLIFGSNHIENNIQEDIINTLDYNYIGYISNNKSKATKYLIGNYNEMEKIIAKNNVDILVIVKDIKSSDFKKYLKRIFDLKINGLKIMTYEEFNEDIQKKIDINQINEEWLLESNGFDILNNEMQKNIKRGMDLILALILMVILSPLALITAIIIKFESKGPVIFKQTRIGENMKPFRVYKFRSMRLHDPDKYSKYTLDNDTRVTKFGKFMRKTRIDELPQLWNILKGTMSFIGPRPEWDILAKDYAKQINYYNLRHLIKPGITGWAQVMFPYGESLDDAKKKLEYDLYYLKHQDLVLDVLIVAKTVKAVLFGKGK
- a CDS encoding M3 family oligoendopeptidase, with the protein product MNFNDYKYEHLDLEKIKGQFSELIDSFERAENVEGQIEAFDKIIKLRNHIETMQTLVSIRHSIDTNDEFYDKENEYMDEISPILFGFTNDFYKALVNSKFKDELIKKYGKLLFDLAENTLKVFSNEIIPDAQEENRLSSKYSKLIASAKIDFDGKELNLSQMVPYTQSKDRNVRIEAAKKVAQFFAENQEEFDNIYDSLVKVRTKMAQKMGYKNYVEFGYKQLSRLEYDAKMVEGYRNQVLENIVPLHTELRKRQEKRLGLEKLRFYDEAIKFNSGNADPHGSPEWILNHGKTMYKELSKETDEFFTFMTENNLLDLLSKKGKMSGGYCTYIPEYKAPFIFANFNGTAHDIDVLTHEAGHAFQVYQSRGFEVPEYLWPTYEACEIHSMSMEFLTWPWMKLFFENDTEKYKFIHLSEALLFIPYGVTVDEFQHWVYENPEVTPQERREKWLEIEKKYLPTRDYGEVDELKNGIFWFRQGHIFSSPFYYIDYTLAQVCAFQFWIKSREDREKAWQDYLNLCKLGGSKSFFELMKSANLKNPFEEGTLAAVIPKIKEYLDSVDDMNL
- the cysK gene encoding cysteine synthase A — its product is MIYENILDLIGNTPVVKLKFLNEENIADIYVKLEKYNIGGSVKDRAALGMIEAAEKEGKLKPGGTIVEPTSGNTGIALALIGKAKGYRVIIIMPDSMSVERRSILAAYGAELILTEGAKGMKGAIAEAEKLASENGYFLPQQFENPANPAKHYETTAKEILDDFPQIDAFISGVGTAGTLSGVGKRLKEERPGVQVFAVEPSTSAVLSGEQPGKHSQQGLGAGFIPGNYDANLVDGIIKITNEQAIEFATRASKENGLFVGISSGSAIAAAYEVAKKLGKGKKVLAVLPDGGEKYLSVEIFRKSL
- the epsC gene encoding serine O-acetyltransferase EpsC — protein: MIIIFKWLISEINNIAEKDPAVKYKIEVFLYPSLHAIINHKIAHFFQKRKLYFFARLISQISRFFTGIEIHPAAKLGNKIFFDHGMGIVVGETAEIGDNCVIYHGVTLGGVSTSKVKRHPTLKNNVSVGAGAKLLGNIVIGNNVRIGANSVVLKDIPDEAVAVGIPARIIPKTEEDYYMWHI
- a CDS encoding flavodoxin, with translation MAKVGIFFGSTTGVTEDIAHKIAEKIDGAEVFNIDGNEDKLEDYDVLLLGASTWGFGDLQDDWAAVVDDLASKDFSGKKVGYFGSGDQGTFSDTFMDGIAIIDEEIQKTGATIIGKTSTEGYEFNESRAAKNKEFLGLALDEVNQSELTDERIDAWVEQIKKEF
- the lysS gene encoding lysine--tRNA ligase, which encodes MSNQNHNDNGIIKEKLKKVEELKEIGIEPYGRKYEKLNDIAEINQYDETCDKVFKTAGRIVAFRRMGKNGFGQIQDPTGKIQYYVKKDEVGEEQYEIYKKMGLGDFIGLEGKLFRTNTGELTLRVDSFEVLSKNVRPLPEKFHGLTNIETRYRQRYVDLVMNREVMDTMKKRFQIIRFFRSYLEKHGFTEVETPMMHPVAGGATARPFVTHHNALDMELFLRIAPELYLKRLLVGGFEKVFEINRSFRNEGISIKHNPEFTMMELYQAYADFNDMMDLTEDLISSLTFELHGKYEIEYEDKTINMAKPWRRVTMKDIVKETTGFDFDTVSSDEDAINKAKEMNIPLEKDKTYTKYGILNLIFEEKVEGTLLNPTFITEYPKEISPLSKNQKGETEWVDRFELFISGREFANAYSELNDPRDQKERFEEQVKLKEAGDDEAQGMDLDYIRALEYGMPPAGGLGIGIDRLVMLQTNSASIRDVILFPTLRKEDIEL
- a CDS encoding DUF1934 family protein → MKIKIKSLDKFKENYEKLFELEKIIIVDEKKEYHYKDEYGNCKIVDKIDSIEIYRHGEINFKQIFKKDKNTSFTFITTKFRGKYEIFTKKFEKENGKIMLEYDIIDGNEVINSINLEIQMLDN
- a CDS encoding 23S rRNA (pseudouridine(1915)-N(3))-methyltransferase RlmH codes for the protein MIRINVVCIGKIKEKYIKEGINEFLKRLSKYIKLEIIELAEEDDNKGIENAINSETERIINAISKKSYSYNILLDLKGKMLDSEEMAQKIEEISMTSSEINFIIGGSNGVNDNLRKIVDFRLCFSPMTFPHQLMRLILTEQLYRWVSINNNIKYHK